One Cupriavidus taiwanensis LMG 19424 DNA segment encodes these proteins:
- the glgB gene encoding 1,4-alpha-glucan branching protein GlgB — MSPPASTGNTRAGKQAGLLPGHELDALLGGRHPDPFGVLGPHPDGDATLVRACLPGAASVELADASGAPLAEMERLHGGGVFAGRLPRAAGTGAAAYRLRVRWADGTEQCSADPYAFGLLLGELDLHLIAEGRHFELGACLGAQCQRLDGIDGVRFAVWAPNARRVSVIADFNGWHPARHPMRLRHPSGIWELFIPAALGAQPGCRYKYDLLDPHGTELPDKADPLALAAEAPPATASVVTGPGQGSPPFSWHDDDWMASRQERDPYRTPMSVYEVHVLSWLRAANDPQQGWNILADRLVPYVQELGFTHIELLPITEHPFGGSWGYQPLSLYAPTARLGPPQAFAAFIDRCHQAGIGVILDWVPAHFPTDPHGLARFDGTALYEHQDPREGFHQDWNTLIYNLGRNEVRGFLLAGALHWLEHFHADGLRVDAVASMLYRDYSREPGQWVPNRFGGRENLEAVDFLRELNAVVHERCPGALTIAEESTAWPGVTASVASGGLGFDFKWNMGWMHDTLKYLAHEPVHRAWHHQKMTFGLVYAWSEAFVLPLSHDEVVHGKGSMIGKVPGDDWQRFAGLRAYYGFMWAHPGKKLLFMGGELAQWQEWNHDAELDWPLLDQPMHRGMHTLVRDLNRLYRELPALHALDHSPEGFRWVVGDDNHNSVFAWLRRAGNGRDVVLAVVNMTPVPRYGYRVGVPCAGAWRECLNTDAAVYGGSNVGNGGTVAAIDVPSHGQPASLVLTLPPLATLLLRFEHGDGTEGAAT; from the coding sequence ATGAGCCCCCCCGCCAGCACCGGCAACACGCGCGCGGGCAAGCAGGCGGGACTGCTGCCCGGCCACGAACTGGATGCCCTGCTGGGCGGCCGCCATCCCGATCCGTTCGGTGTGCTGGGACCGCATCCGGATGGCGACGCCACGCTGGTGCGCGCCTGCCTGCCCGGCGCGGCGTCGGTGGAGCTGGCCGATGCCAGCGGCGCGCCGCTGGCCGAGATGGAGCGCCTGCACGGCGGCGGCGTGTTCGCCGGCCGGCTGCCGCGCGCGGCCGGCACCGGCGCGGCGGCCTACCGGCTGCGCGTGCGATGGGCCGACGGCACCGAGCAATGCAGCGCCGACCCCTATGCCTTCGGCCTGCTGCTGGGCGAGCTGGACCTGCACCTGATCGCCGAGGGCCGGCACTTCGAGCTCGGCGCCTGCCTCGGCGCGCAATGCCAGCGCCTGGACGGCATCGACGGCGTGCGCTTCGCGGTGTGGGCGCCGAACGCGCGGCGCGTTTCGGTGATTGCTGACTTCAACGGCTGGCATCCGGCTCGGCACCCGATGCGGCTGCGCCATCCCAGCGGTATCTGGGAGTTGTTTATCCCGGCCGCCCTGGGCGCGCAGCCGGGCTGCCGCTACAAGTACGACCTGCTCGATCCGCACGGCACCGAGCTGCCCGACAAGGCCGATCCGCTGGCGCTGGCAGCCGAGGCGCCGCCCGCCACCGCCTCGGTGGTGACCGGTCCCGGCCAGGGTTCGCCTCCGTTCAGCTGGCACGATGACGACTGGATGGCCAGCCGCCAGGAACGCGACCCGTACCGCACGCCGATGTCGGTCTATGAGGTGCACGTGCTGTCGTGGCTGCGCGCGGCCAACGACCCGCAGCAAGGCTGGAACATCCTGGCCGACCGGCTGGTGCCCTACGTGCAGGAACTGGGCTTTACCCATATCGAGCTGCTGCCCATCACCGAGCACCCGTTCGGCGGGTCGTGGGGCTACCAGCCGCTGTCGCTGTATGCGCCCACCGCGCGGCTGGGGCCGCCGCAGGCCTTTGCCGCGTTTATCGACCGCTGCCACCAGGCCGGCATCGGCGTAATCCTGGACTGGGTGCCGGCACACTTCCCCACCGATCCGCACGGCCTCGCGCGCTTCGACGGCACCGCACTGTACGAGCACCAGGATCCGCGCGAAGGGTTCCACCAGGACTGGAATACGCTGATCTACAACCTGGGCCGCAATGAAGTGCGCGGCTTCCTGCTGGCCGGCGCGCTGCACTGGCTGGAGCACTTCCACGCCGACGGGCTGCGCGTCGACGCGGTCGCTTCCATGCTCTACCGCGACTACAGCCGCGAGCCCGGCCAGTGGGTGCCGAACCGTTTCGGCGGCCGCGAGAACCTCGAAGCGGTGGATTTCCTGCGCGAACTCAACGCCGTGGTCCATGAACGCTGCCCGGGCGCGCTGACCATCGCCGAAGAGTCCACCGCGTGGCCCGGCGTGACCGCCAGCGTCGCCAGCGGCGGGCTGGGCTTCGACTTCAAATGGAATATGGGCTGGATGCACGACACCCTGAAGTACCTGGCCCATGAGCCGGTCCACCGCGCCTGGCACCACCAGAAAATGACCTTCGGCCTGGTCTACGCCTGGTCGGAAGCGTTCGTGCTGCCGCTGTCGCATGACGAGGTGGTGCACGGCAAGGGCTCGATGATCGGCAAGGTGCCGGGCGACGACTGGCAGCGCTTTGCCGGCCTGCGCGCCTATTACGGCTTCATGTGGGCGCATCCGGGCAAGAAGCTGCTGTTCATGGGCGGCGAGCTGGCGCAGTGGCAGGAATGGAACCACGACGCCGAGCTGGACTGGCCGCTGCTGGACCAGCCCATGCACCGCGGCATGCACACGCTGGTGCGCGACCTGAACCGCCTCTACCGCGAGCTGCCCGCGCTGCATGCGCTGGACCACAGTCCCGAAGGCTTCCGCTGGGTGGTCGGCGACGACAACCACAACAGCGTGTTCGCGTGGCTGCGTCGCGCCGGGAATGGCCGCGACGTGGTGCTGGCGGTGGTCAACATGACGCCGGTGCCGCGCTACGGGTACCGCGTCGGCGTGCCGTGCGCGGGCGCATGGCGGGAATGCCTGAATACCGATGCCGCCGTCTACGGCGGCAGCAACGTCGGCAACGGCGGTACCGTGGCGGCCATCGATGTGCCCTCGCACGGGCAGCCGGCTTCGCTGGTGCTGACGCTGCCGCCGCTGGCCACGCTGCTGCTGCGCTTCGAGCACGGTGACGGCACCGAAGGCGCCGCGACATGA
- the glgX gene encoding glycogen debranching protein GlgX: MTRQIADRLLPGKPFPLGAHWDGLGVNFAVFSAHASRIELCLFSDNGRKELVRLPLPECTDEIWHGYLPNAALGTLYGYRAHGPYDPGHGHRFNPHKLLLDPYARQLSGPVRWSDALFGYRLQSARADLTPDRRDSAPTMPKAVVVDESFHWGDDRPPAVPWPATVIYEAHLRGLSMLRDDLLPNLRGSFAALCDPPFIDHLVRLGVTTIELLPVHAILQDRFLLERGLRNYWGYNTLSYFAPEPAYLGTGQLQECKVAMRRLHAAGIEVILDVVYNHTCEGNELGPTVSWRGLDNASYYRLVPGDERHYINDTGCGNTLNLSHPRVLQMVLDSLRYWVQCYHVDGFRFDLGSTLGREGNGFDAGSGFFDALMQDPVLSRVKLISEPWDLGPGGYQLGNHPPGFAEWNDKFRDVSRRFWRGDPGHRGEMAARLAASADLFDRRHRRPWASINFITAHDGFTLADLVSYSTKHNEANGEDNRDGTDDNASANWSPDGSVEGPTDDPEILLRRSRVAQALMSTLLLAQGTPMLTAGDEWGRSQAGNNNAYCQDNELSWLDWKQAQAPGAQPMQQMVRRLLALRRKLHALTGDRFAHGREAPAPGIADIAWFDTDGRPPTPEEWADPDIRTLALRRAAAPPQPERPVLTSPGEPTPGDPRAVQVTLLLLNAGDSDATFQLPEPALPWSLLFDSSRPQASDGELAGAQVNDTQVVAAHSLVLLAAQAPAPPENAA; this comes from the coding sequence ATGACGCGCCAGATCGCCGACCGGCTGCTGCCGGGCAAGCCGTTTCCGTTGGGCGCGCACTGGGACGGGCTGGGGGTCAATTTCGCGGTGTTCTCGGCCCACGCCTCGCGCATCGAGCTGTGCCTGTTCTCCGACAATGGCCGCAAGGAACTGGTCCGGCTGCCGCTGCCGGAATGCACCGACGAGATCTGGCACGGCTACCTGCCCAATGCGGCGCTGGGCACGTTGTATGGCTATCGCGCGCACGGGCCTTACGACCCCGGCCATGGGCACCGCTTCAATCCGCACAAGCTGCTGCTGGACCCGTATGCGCGCCAGCTGAGCGGCCCGGTGCGCTGGTCCGACGCGCTGTTCGGCTACCGCCTGCAAAGCGCGCGCGCCGACCTCACGCCGGACCGCCGCGACAGCGCGCCGACCATGCCCAAGGCGGTGGTGGTGGACGAGAGCTTCCACTGGGGCGACGACCGGCCGCCGGCCGTGCCCTGGCCCGCCACCGTCATCTACGAGGCCCACCTGCGCGGCCTGTCGATGCTGCGCGACGACCTGCTGCCCAACCTGCGCGGCAGCTTCGCCGCGCTGTGCGACCCACCCTTTATCGACCATCTGGTGCGCCTGGGCGTGACCACCATCGAACTGCTGCCGGTGCACGCCATCCTGCAGGATCGCTTCCTGCTGGAGCGCGGCCTGCGCAACTACTGGGGCTACAACACGCTGTCGTACTTCGCCCCCGAGCCGGCCTATCTTGGCACCGGCCAGTTGCAGGAATGCAAGGTGGCGATGCGGCGCCTGCACGCCGCGGGCATCGAAGTGATCCTGGACGTGGTCTACAACCACACCTGCGAAGGCAACGAACTGGGGCCGACGGTATCCTGGCGTGGGCTCGACAACGCCAGCTATTACCGGCTGGTGCCAGGCGACGAGCGTCACTACATCAACGACACCGGCTGCGGCAACACGCTCAACCTGTCGCATCCGCGCGTGCTGCAGATGGTGCTGGATTCGCTGCGCTACTGGGTGCAGTGCTACCACGTCGACGGCTTCCGCTTCGACCTGGGCAGCACGCTGGGACGCGAAGGCAACGGCTTCGACGCGGGCTCGGGTTTCTTCGACGCGCTGATGCAGGACCCCGTGCTGAGCCGCGTCAAGCTGATCTCCGAGCCCTGGGACCTGGGCCCCGGCGGCTACCAGCTGGGCAACCATCCGCCCGGCTTCGCCGAGTGGAACGACAAGTTCCGCGACGTCAGCCGCCGCTTCTGGCGTGGCGACCCCGGGCACCGCGGCGAGATGGCGGCGCGGCTGGCAGCCTCGGCCGACCTGTTCGACCGCCGCCACCGGCGCCCGTGGGCCAGCATCAACTTCATCACCGCGCACGACGGCTTCACCCTGGCCGACCTGGTCAGCTACAGCACCAAGCACAACGAGGCCAACGGCGAAGACAACCGCGACGGCACCGACGACAACGCCAGCGCCAACTGGAGTCCGGACGGCAGCGTCGAAGGCCCCACCGACGATCCCGAGATCCTGCTGCGCCGCAGCCGCGTGGCCCAGGCGCTGATGTCAACGCTGCTGCTGGCGCAGGGCACGCCGATGCTGACCGCCGGCGACGAATGGGGCCGCAGCCAGGCCGGCAACAACAATGCCTATTGCCAGGACAACGAACTGTCGTGGCTGGACTGGAAGCAGGCCCAGGCTCCCGGGGCGCAGCCGATGCAGCAGATGGTGCGCCGCCTGCTGGCGCTGCGCCGCAAGCTCCATGCGCTGACCGGCGACCGCTTTGCCCACGGCCGCGAAGCGCCGGCGCCGGGCATTGCCGACATTGCCTGGTTCGATACCGACGGCAGGCCGCCGACGCCAGAGGAATGGGCCGATCCGGACATCCGCACGCTGGCGCTGCGGCGCGCGGCTGCCCCGCCGCAGCCGGAGCGTCCGGTCCTGACTTCGCCGGGGGAGCCCACGCCGGGCGATCCGCGCGCGGTGCAGGTGACCCTGCTGCTGCTCAACGCCGGCGACAGCGACGCCACCTTCCAGCTGCCCGAGCCCGCGCTGCCGTGGTCCCTGCTGTTCGACAGCAGCCGGCCCCAGGCGAGCGACGGCGAGCTGGCCGGCGCGCAGGTGAATGACACGCAGGTAGTCGCCGCGCACTCGCTGGTGCTGCTCGCCGCGCAAGCCCCTGCGCCGCCGGAGAACGCCGCATGA
- the malQ gene encoding 4-alpha-glucanotransferase, which produces MSRARPHSPLQALAVRAGLLPHWTDAWDQPREVSDAALRRVLDGLGLPCGSPGQCAASHAWLAADDAAHALPPLVTAERGQPVAVPWPHTLPQRAYRLTLEDGAIISGTAVRASGAGTALMQLPAVDVCGYHRLDLGDGHTTLAVAPRRCYGVADAVRHAGRDRDDTRATPWGLAVQLYSLRRGAPCGMGDLTALAEACASAARAGADAIAINPLHAPFAALPGRYSPYAPSSRLFLNPLYADPATLFGQAAVDAAIAGVGAGDTLQALEARGEIDWIALAPLRYAILRWLWQRRETLLSRAALDDCAAFRARGGTALHAHACYEAIQAQRLGDSANANNHHAAPDWRSWPVTLRSPADAAVAAFAQAHADEVAFHAFLQWLADDGLARAQRAARDAGMAVGLIRDLAVGADPGGSQAWTRQPETLAGFHAGAPPDLYNPLGQDWGVAVFSPRGLRRHGYGAFLEMLRANLSHAGGLRIDHVLGLARMWLVPAGAPASDGAYLRYPLEDLLRLVALESWRHRAIIIGENLGTVPPELNAALSARGVLGIDVLWFQREARAQADAGDGALAADAGPPGAQAPATAAFLPPRAWPPDAVATTTTHDLPTVAGWWAGQDLAWRDRLRLLASGETLAQAQAERARERVALWQALCEAGLCSGAVPAPEHAPLDAVLAWVGTAPTAMRLLPVEDLLGLAEQPNLPGTTSVHPNWQRRLDTEVRAWFGTPTLRARADAWRGGRRGARPPPARR; this is translated from the coding sequence ATGAGCCGCGCTCGCCCGCACTCGCCGCTGCAGGCGCTGGCCGTGCGCGCAGGCCTGCTGCCGCACTGGACCGATGCGTGGGACCAGCCCCGCGAGGTCAGTGACGCGGCCCTGCGGCGCGTGCTGGACGGCCTGGGCCTGCCGTGCGGCAGCCCCGGCCAGTGCGCCGCCTCGCACGCCTGGCTGGCCGCCGACGACGCCGCCCATGCGCTGCCGCCGCTGGTGACCGCCGAACGTGGCCAGCCGGTGGCAGTGCCGTGGCCGCATACCTTGCCGCAACGCGCCTACCGGCTGACGCTGGAGGACGGCGCGATCATCTCCGGTACCGCGGTGCGCGCCAGCGGGGCCGGCACCGCGCTGATGCAATTGCCCGCCGTCGACGTCTGCGGCTATCACCGGCTGGACCTGGGCGATGGCCATACCACGCTGGCGGTGGCGCCGCGGCGCTGCTACGGCGTCGCCGACGCCGTGCGGCATGCCGGCCGCGACCGCGACGACACGCGCGCCACGCCGTGGGGCCTGGCGGTGCAGCTCTACAGCCTGCGGCGCGGCGCGCCTTGCGGCATGGGCGACCTGACCGCGCTGGCCGAGGCCTGCGCCAGCGCCGCGCGCGCAGGCGCCGACGCCATCGCCATCAACCCGCTGCATGCGCCCTTCGCCGCGCTGCCCGGGCGCTACAGCCCCTATGCGCCTTCCAGCCGGCTGTTCCTGAACCCCCTCTATGCCGACCCGGCCACGCTGTTCGGCCAGGCGGCCGTGGATGCCGCCATCGCCGGCGTGGGCGCGGGCGACACCCTGCAGGCGCTCGAGGCCCGCGGCGAGATCGACTGGATCGCGCTGGCGCCGCTGCGCTACGCCATCCTGCGCTGGCTGTGGCAACGCCGCGAAACCCTGCTTTCGCGGGCCGCGCTGGATGACTGCGCCGCCTTTCGCGCGCGCGGCGGCACGGCGCTGCACGCGCATGCCTGCTATGAGGCGATCCAGGCGCAGCGTCTCGGCGACAGCGCCAATGCCAACAACCACCATGCCGCGCCGGACTGGCGCAGCTGGCCCGTCACGCTGCGCTCGCCGGCGGATGCCGCGGTGGCCGCCTTCGCGCAGGCGCACGCCGACGAGGTCGCCTTCCATGCGTTCCTGCAATGGCTGGCCGACGATGGCCTGGCGCGGGCGCAGCGCGCGGCGCGGGACGCCGGCATGGCCGTGGGGCTCATCCGCGACCTCGCCGTCGGCGCCGACCCCGGCGGCAGCCAGGCATGGACGCGGCAGCCAGAAACGCTGGCCGGCTTCCATGCCGGCGCACCGCCCGACTTGTACAACCCGCTGGGCCAGGACTGGGGCGTGGCGGTGTTCTCGCCGCGCGGGCTGCGCCGGCACGGCTACGGGGCGTTCCTCGAGATGCTGCGCGCGAACCTGTCGCACGCCGGCGGACTGCGTATCGACCACGTGCTGGGCCTGGCGCGGATGTGGCTGGTGCCTGCCGGCGCGCCCGCCAGCGACGGCGCTTACCTGCGCTATCCGCTGGAAGACCTGCTGCGGCTGGTGGCGCTGGAGTCGTGGCGGCATCGCGCCATCATCATCGGCGAGAATCTCGGCACGGTCCCGCCCGAGCTGAATGCGGCACTGTCGGCGCGCGGCGTGCTCGGCATCGACGTGCTGTGGTTCCAGCGCGAAGCGCGCGCGCAGGCAGACGCCGGGGACGGCGCACTGGCAGCCGACGCCGGCCCGCCGGGCGCGCAGGCGCCCGCGACAGCGGCCTTCCTGCCGCCGCGGGCATGGCCCCCGGATGCCGTCGCCACCACCACCACGCACGACCTGCCCACCGTCGCCGGCTGGTGGGCCGGCCAGGACCTGGCGTGGCGCGACCGGCTACGACTGCTGGCATCCGGCGAAACCCTGGCGCAGGCGCAGGCCGAGCGCGCGCGCGAGCGCGTGGCGCTATGGCAGGCGCTGTGCGAGGCCGGATTATGCAGCGGCGCCGTGCCCGCGCCGGAACATGCGCCGCTAGACGCGGTGCTCGCCTGGGTGGGCACGGCCCCCACGGCCATGCGGCTGCTGCCGGTCGAGGACCTGCTGGGGC